The following proteins come from a genomic window of Mariniflexile sp. TRM1-10:
- a CDS encoding peptide MFS transporter, whose protein sequence is MSENSTDQFFKSTVLGHPSGLFILFFTEMWERFSFYGMRALLVLFFTTSIMGGGWEWPREHAMALFGSYVGLVYLSTMLGGYFADKIIGYRWAVVVGALLMTLGHFSMALETPFFIYLGLGLMVFGNGFFKPNMTSIISEMYKDRPEKKDGAYTIFYMGVNAGAFFGILLCGYLGEKVGWSIGFGLAGIFMFFGLVQFWLAQNIFGDIGLKPKKDDINSVETLDKDKRVPFTTVQLVLIAIMVLLGIVWLIFEPVALISGGEINIFDFSIFGLSGYNFTIICALLLFIGLTIYRLSKYSLITRQKLIAVTFFAFVCAFFWAIFEQSPGTLTIFARDYTDRVLEGNASLIFLIVDALMTFIPLIIISWVLYLLSKQTFSKYGKANIVLSFSFIILWLIAIWKLIKDFYSAGYLSLSDSTLELLKIEKVTENLTEIQASWFSVLNSLFIITLAPLFSKWWESKYNPSANMKYGIGMFLLAIGMACVAFGAGGIEPGAQTASVSIIWLILVYLFHTMAELCISPVGLSYVSKLVPARMIAFMFGVWYLAVAIGMKGAGKFGENIDKIADENGISYFFWMLTIVSAIVAIVSIAMTPIIKKLMHGVR, encoded by the coding sequence ATGAGTGAGAATTCAACCGACCAATTTTTTAAAAGTACCGTTTTAGGTCATCCGTCAGGATTATTTATATTGTTTTTTACCGAAATGTGGGAACGTTTCTCGTTCTATGGAATGAGGGCCCTTTTGGTGTTATTTTTTACCACTTCCATAATGGGTGGGGGTTGGGAATGGCCACGAGAACATGCCATGGCTTTATTTGGTTCTTATGTTGGTCTGGTATACCTTTCTACGATGCTAGGAGGCTACTTTGCTGATAAAATTATTGGCTACAGATGGGCCGTTGTAGTTGGTGCGTTATTAATGACATTAGGTCATTTCTCTATGGCATTAGAAACCCCATTCTTTATTTATTTAGGTCTTGGACTTATGGTTTTTGGAAATGGATTTTTTAAACCTAATATGACTTCTATTATTTCTGAAATGTACAAAGATCGACCAGAGAAAAAAGATGGAGCTTATACTATTTTTTATATGGGAGTTAATGCAGGTGCCTTTTTTGGTATTTTGTTGTGTGGCTATTTAGGGGAAAAAGTGGGCTGGAGTATTGGTTTTGGATTAGCGGGAATTTTTATGTTTTTTGGATTGGTTCAATTTTGGTTGGCTCAAAATATTTTTGGTGATATTGGGTTGAAGCCCAAAAAAGACGACATCAATTCTGTTGAAACTTTAGATAAAGACAAGCGTGTTCCTTTTACAACGGTTCAATTAGTCCTTATCGCTATTATGGTTTTATTGGGGATTGTTTGGTTAATTTTTGAACCAGTTGCATTGATATCTGGAGGAGAAATAAATATATTTGATTTTAGCATTTTTGGATTGTCAGGCTATAATTTCACAATAATATGTGCGCTTTTGCTTTTTATTGGTCTTACAATATATAGACTATCAAAGTATTCGTTAATTACTAGGCAGAAATTAATAGCAGTTACTTTTTTTGCTTTTGTATGCGCTTTTTTCTGGGCTATTTTTGAACAGTCTCCTGGTACACTAACTATTTTTGCAAGAGATTATACAGATAGGGTTTTAGAAGGTAATGCTAGCTTAATATTTCTTATAGTTGATGCCTTAATGACATTTATCCCCTTAATTATAATTTCTTGGGTTTTATATCTTCTTTCTAAACAAACATTTAGTAAATATGGAAAAGCCAATATTGTTTTAAGCTTTAGTTTTATAATTCTATGGTTAATAGCAATTTGGAAATTGATTAAGGATTTTTATTCTGCTGGCTATTTGTCGTTATCAGATAGTACTCTAGAACTATTAAAAATTGAAAAAGTAACCGAAAACCTGACTGAAATACAGGCATCTTGGTTTAGTGTGTTGAATTCTTTATTTATAATTACACTAGCACCATTATTTTCAAAATGGTGGGAAAGTAAATATAATCCATCGGCAAACATGAAATACGGAATAGGCATGTTTTTGTTGGCTATCGGTATGGCATGTGTTGCATTTGGAGCAGGTGGTATTGAACCAGGAGCACAAACGGCCTCAGTTAGTATTATTTGGTTAATATTGGTTTATTTATTTCATACCATGGCAGAGTTGTGTATTTCTCCTGTAGGATTATCGTATGTGAGTAAATTGGTGCCTGCAAGAATGATAGCTTTTATGTTTGGAGTTTGGTATTTGGCCGTAGCAATAGGTATGAAAGGTGCCGGAAAATTTGGTGAAAATATTGATAAGATAGCCGATGAAAACGGAATAAGTTATTTCTTTTGGATGTTAACAATAGTATCGGCTATTGTTGCTATTGTTTCAATTGCTATGACTCCTATAATTAAAAAACTCATGCACGGTGTTCGTTAA
- a CDS encoding thioredoxin family protein gives MKRIVYIVVFAVLTSVSSMAQEINWVTLEKAIELQKKNPKKIMMDVYTSWCGPCKMLDKNTFQNPDVVKYVNANYYAVKFNAEGNDKITYKNKTFSNPGYKPELASRRNSSHELTHYLQIQAFPTIVFMDEKAEVIAPIRGYQSPTQLELYLKMFKADEHKNLDTQEKFNTYYTAFKPEFKG, from the coding sequence ATGAAGAGAATAGTATATATAGTAGTTTTTGCTGTTTTGACCTCGGTTAGCAGCATGGCACAAGAAATTAATTGGGTAACGCTTGAAAAAGCCATAGAGCTCCAAAAGAAAAATCCTAAAAAGATAATGATGGATGTTTACACTAGTTGGTGTGGACCTTGTAAGATGTTAGATAAAAACACCTTTCAAAACCCCGATGTAGTTAAATATGTAAATGCAAATTATTATGCGGTTAAGTTTAATGCCGAAGGAAACGATAAGATTACATACAAAAATAAAACATTTTCTAACCCAGGGTATAAACCAGAATTAGCCAGCAGACGTAATTCTTCGCACGAATTGACTCATTATTTACAGATCCAAGCATTCCCAACCATAGTTTTTATGGATGAAAAAGCGGAGGTTATTGCGCCTATTAGAGGGTATCAGTCACCGACGCAATTAGAATTGTACCTAAAAATGTTTAAGGCAGATGAGCATAAAAATTTAGATACCCAAGAAAAATTCAATACCTATTACACCGCTTTTAAACCTGAATTTAAAGGATAG
- a CDS encoding ComEC/Rec2 family competence protein, translated as MRLLNFTIVKLTACLVIGIVIGYFFNMPLHLSLVLTSISLVFLLVLYLIAKKQFIKTVWFGVFSFITMILVGILVTNFHNEKNHSKHYTQLLSKEKDSLKTITFRIREVLKPSSYYDKYIVDLLEVDNTKVSGKSLLNIQKDSLTTSLKVDAIYIAETPFKDLISPINPNQFNYKIYLEKTYIYHQLFISEASLFKIKPNKTTLFGTANNIRNHINERLKCYNFNPDELAIINALLLGQRQDISEEVYTSYTNAGAIHILAISGLHIGIILLILQYVFKPIERIKYGKLLSTVLIVSILWSFAIIAGLSASVTRAVTMFSVVAIAINLKRPTNIYNTLAISMFTILLFKPLFLFDVGFQLSYLAVFSIVSIDPLLYKLWKTKYWLPDKLWHTLTVTVSAQLGIIPLSLYYFHQFPSLFFLSNLVIIPLLGIILGYGIFLILLAVLNILPQFAATIYGYIISLMNHFVEWISAQESFLFKDIPFSISYVFVSYIGIIALIRFYIKRHYASLRLFLIAILIGQCAIIYTTYERPKNKFIIFHKNRHSLLGNTFNNKMHMASDLDSITEIKNKIIKDYTVGNHIKTIEKDSLQLVYLLNNKKVLVIDNLGVYNIKSFQPDYVLLRQSPQINLNRLIDSIKPKHIIADGSNYKSYVTYWETVCKKRKIPFHQTSKKGAFIIEY; from the coding sequence ATGAGACTACTCAATTTTACTATAGTAAAACTAACGGCTTGCCTTGTCATAGGCATTGTAATTGGCTATTTTTTTAACATGCCTTTACATTTAAGTTTGGTTTTAACAAGCATAAGCCTCGTTTTCTTACTCGTACTTTACTTAATTGCCAAAAAACAATTCATTAAAACGGTTTGGTTTGGTGTTTTCAGTTTTATTACGATGATTTTGGTTGGAATCCTCGTAACCAATTTTCACAACGAAAAAAATCATTCCAAGCACTATACCCAACTACTTTCAAAAGAAAAAGATTCCTTAAAAACCATTACTTTTAGAATTCGGGAGGTTTTAAAACCAAGTTCTTATTATGATAAATATATTGTTGATTTATTGGAAGTTGACAATACAAAAGTTTCAGGCAAATCGTTATTGAACATTCAAAAAGATTCTTTAACCACATCCCTAAAAGTTGATGCTATTTACATTGCAGAAACCCCATTTAAAGATTTAATAAGTCCGATAAATCCAAATCAATTCAACTATAAAATATATTTAGAGAAGACCTATATTTACCATCAATTATTCATTTCGGAAGCCTCCCTTTTCAAAATAAAACCCAACAAAACAACCCTTTTCGGAACTGCCAATAACATACGAAACCATATCAATGAAAGGCTTAAATGTTACAATTTCAACCCAGATGAATTGGCAATTATAAACGCCCTTTTATTAGGGCAACGGCAGGATATTAGTGAAGAAGTGTATACCAGTTACACCAATGCTGGTGCCATACATATTTTAGCCATTTCGGGTTTACACATTGGGATTATTTTATTGATATTACAATACGTTTTCAAACCTATTGAACGTATTAAATATGGCAAATTACTAAGCACTGTTTTAATAGTAAGCATCCTGTGGAGCTTTGCCATAATCGCTGGGTTATCGGCTTCAGTAACCAGAGCGGTAACCATGTTTAGTGTGGTTGCCATTGCCATAAATTTAAAACGCCCTACTAACATTTATAATACGCTGGCAATTTCCATGTTTACGATACTGCTTTTTAAACCGCTATTCTTGTTTGATGTGGGGTTTCAGTTAAGTTATCTGGCTGTTTTTTCTATCGTTTCCATCGACCCATTATTGTATAAATTGTGGAAAACCAAATATTGGCTTCCTGATAAACTTTGGCATACATTAACCGTTACGGTTTCGGCACAATTGGGTATTATTCCGCTTAGTCTGTATTATTTTCACCAATTTCCAAGTTTGTTTTTTCTATCCAACCTAGTTATCATACCTCTTTTGGGAATTATTCTGGGTTATGGGATTTTCCTAATCCTATTAGCGGTTTTAAACATATTACCTCAGTTTGCAGCAACAATTTATGGGTATATTATTAGTTTAATGAACCATTTTGTCGAATGGATTTCAGCACAAGAATCGTTTCTATTTAAAGATATTCCATTTAGTATTTCATATGTTTTTGTTTCTTATATAGGTATCATTGCGCTAATTCGATTTTATATAAAACGACATTATGCTTCGTTAAGATTATTTTTAATCGCTATTTTAATTGGACAATGTGCTATTATTTATACCACTTATGAAAGACCAAAAAACAAATTCATTATATTTCATAAAAACAGGCATTCTCTCTTAGGAAACACGTTCAACAATAAGATGCATATGGCATCAGATCTTGATAGCATTACTGAAATTAAAAACAAAATAATTAAAGATTATACGGTTGGAAATCACATTAAAACCATTGAGAAAGACTCACTTCAATTGGTTTACTTACTTAACAACAAAAAGGTTTTAGTCATTGATAATTTAGGCGTTTACAATATAAAATCGTTTCAACCCGACTATGTTTTACTAAGGCAATCTCCCCAAATAAATTTGAATCGGCTCATAGATTCCATAAAACCGAAGCACATTATTGCCGATGGAAGCAATTACAAATCGTATGTAACTTATTGGGAAACCGTATGTAAAAAACGAAAAATCCCTTTTCACCAAACGAGTAAAAAGGGCGCTTTTATTATTGAATATTGA
- a CDS encoding C40 family peptidase, giving the protein MMFLKNMTTILLIISFCFTSCKSSKGIVVKKGTSSKTIIPKRTTDISDVTYIEPKDLSTNTEANENHSTNSKAFDIIDYAKQFSGVKYKFGGATRDGMDCSGLVFESFRAFDIILPRISRDMAKQGEKISLKNTQEGDLLFFRTMNRRNDISHVGLVVTTENGDIEFIHSTTSAGVIVSKLSESYWDKAFVEARRIL; this is encoded by the coding sequence ATGATGTTCTTAAAAAACATGACGACCATTCTACTTATAATTAGCTTCTGTTTTACCAGTTGCAAATCTTCTAAAGGTATTGTAGTTAAAAAAGGGACATCTTCTAAAACCATTATACCAAAACGAACAACAGATATAAGTGATGTTACTTATATTGAACCCAAAGATTTAAGCACAAATACCGAAGCTAACGAAAACCATTCTACCAATTCAAAAGCATTTGATATTATAGACTATGCAAAACAATTCAGTGGTGTCAAATATAAATTTGGTGGTGCGACAAGAGACGGTATGGATTGCTCTGGTTTGGTGTTTGAATCGTTTAGGGCCTTCGATATTATTTTACCAAGAATTTCTAGAGACATGGCAAAACAAGGTGAAAAAATCTCCTTAAAAAATACTCAAGAAGGTGATTTGCTTTTTTTTAGAACCATGAACAGAAGAAATGATATTAGTCACGTAGGTCTTGTTGTCACTACCGAAAATGGCGATATTGAATTTATTCATTCAACTACAAGTGCTGGCGTTATTGTTTCTAAACTTTCAGAAAGTTACTGGGACAAAGCTTTTGTTGAAGCACGTAGAATATTGTAA
- the lpxB gene encoding lipid-A-disaccharide synthase, translated as MKYYIIAGEASGDLHGSNLMKALQKEDVLADFRFWGGDLMQAVGGTLVKHYKERAFMGFAEVIMNLSAIFKDISFCKDDIQTFEPDVIIFIDNSGFNLRIAKWAKQAGFKTNYYISPQVWASRAGRVKAIKRDIDAMYVILPFVEAFYKKYDYKVTFVGHPLIDAIANRTQVGEYEFRAENELSDKPIIALLPGSRKQEIKSMLSVMLSLVDDFPNYQFVIAGAPSQEYSFYEPFIKSPNVKFVSNKTYDLLSLSYAALVTSGTATLETALFKIPQVVCYKGSTISYQIAKRIITLKYISLVNLIMDKEVVTELIQNDFNKKRLKKELEIILNEKERSKIFIHYYELEKALGGKGASEKTAKLIYKSIKAS; from the coding sequence ATGAAATACTACATTATAGCAGGAGAAGCATCGGGTGATTTACATGGTTCGAACCTAATGAAAGCATTACAAAAAGAAGATGTACTTGCCGATTTCAGGTTTTGGGGTGGTGACCTCATGCAGGCCGTTGGAGGCACCTTAGTAAAACACTATAAAGAACGTGCCTTTATGGGTTTTGCTGAAGTAATTATGAACCTATCTGCCATTTTTAAAGATATTTCATTTTGTAAAGACGACATCCAAACATTCGAGCCCGATGTCATTATTTTCATAGATAATTCAGGATTTAATTTACGCATAGCGAAATGGGCAAAACAAGCCGGATTTAAAACCAACTATTATATTTCACCTCAAGTTTGGGCCTCTAGAGCGGGCAGAGTAAAAGCTATAAAACGCGATATCGATGCCATGTATGTAATATTGCCTTTTGTTGAAGCCTTTTACAAAAAATACGATTACAAAGTAACATTTGTAGGACACCCATTAATTGATGCTATTGCCAATAGAACGCAAGTTGGTGAGTATGAATTTAGAGCCGAAAACGAGCTAAGCGACAAACCCATTATCGCCTTATTACCCGGAAGTCGAAAACAAGAAATAAAAAGCATGCTTTCGGTTATGCTTAGTCTGGTTGATGATTTTCCCAATTATCAGTTTGTTATTGCAGGAGCACCCAGTCAGGAGTACAGTTTTTACGAGCCCTTTATAAAATCACCTAACGTAAAATTTGTTTCAAACAAAACTTACGATTTATTGAGTTTATCCTATGCTGCCTTAGTAACTTCTGGAACTGCTACTTTAGAAACGGCCCTATTTAAAATACCACAAGTGGTCTGTTATAAAGGAAGTACCATTTCATATCAAATTGCTAAAAGAATTATAACCTTAAAATATATTTCATTGGTTAATTTGATTATGGATAAAGAAGTTGTTACAGAGCTTATTCAAAATGATTTCAATAAAAAGCGATTAAAAAAAGAACTCGAAATAATTTTAAATGAAAAAGAGCGTTCTAAAATCTTTATTCATTATTACGAATTAGAAAAAGCCCTTGGCGGCAAAGGCGCCAGCGAAAAAACAGCCAAATTAATTTACAAATCTATTAAAGCCTCATGA
- the surE gene encoding 5'/3'-nucleotidase SurE has translation MTKKPLILVTNDDGINAPGVRTLISIMNTIGDVVVVAPDSPQSGMGHAVTLDSTLYVEQVFIDDGPQTEYSCSGTPADCVKLAIREKLTRKPDICVSGINHGSNSSINVIYSGTMSAAIEAGIEGIPAIGFSLLDYAWSANFEASKDFVKTITENALKEGLPNGVVLNVNIPNLSKKQIKGIKVCRQAKANWVEEFDKRKTPQGRDYYWLTGKFVNLDGGEDTDEWALENGYVSVVPIQFDLTAHHYIQTLNTWNLND, from the coding sequence ATGACAAAAAAACCGCTTATATTAGTTACTAACGACGATGGCATCAACGCACCAGGTGTTAGAACTTTAATTTCTATAATGAATACCATTGGCGACGTGGTGGTGGTGGCACCCGATAGTCCACAAAGTGGTATGGGACATGCCGTTACTTTGGATTCCACCTTGTATGTTGAACAGGTTTTTATTGACGATGGCCCACAAACAGAATACAGTTGCTCGGGCACCCCTGCCGATTGCGTAAAATTGGCCATTAGAGAGAAACTTACCAGAAAACCAGACATTTGCGTGTCGGGTATTAACCACGGTTCCAACTCTTCAATAAACGTGATATATTCGGGCACCATGAGCGCCGCTATTGAAGCAGGTATTGAAGGCATTCCTGCTATTGGCTTTTCGTTATTGGATTACGCTTGGAGTGCCAATTTTGAAGCCTCCAAAGACTTTGTAAAAACAATTACCGAAAATGCTTTGAAAGAAGGGTTACCTAATGGAGTTGTGCTAAATGTTAATATCCCGAACCTTTCAAAAAAACAGATAAAAGGCATTAAAGTTTGCCGTCAAGCCAAAGCAAATTGGGTAGAAGAATTTGACAAACGAAAAACACCTCAAGGACGGGATTATTATTGGCTTACAGGAAAATTTGTTAATTTAGATGGCGGTGAAGATACCGATGAATGGGCTTTGGAAAATGGTTATGTTTCGGTTGTGCCTATACAATTTGATTTAACGGCACATCATTATATTCAAACTTTAAACACTTGGAATTTAAATGATTAA
- a CDS encoding carboxy terminal-processing peptidase: MRRNYKVLLLSLLLAFASCSFTTKKFSNPDKDKLLIQVITFVLEQGHFDPIVLDDTFSAELFKDYLEIIDPVKRYFYESDYKEFEKYKLTIDDQLKATDITFFNVVHERMLKRIEEAKEIYKEVLSEPFDYSIDESFNTDYESSVFVKNRKELKERWRQQLKFSTLSNYDDLIAQEELAKKNDPSYVMKTDKEIEKEARESTLKSINVYFNDNIDDLEREDWFGVYVNTIVEEFDPHTYYLAPRSKEDFDQRMSGKLEGIGARLQKRMDYIKIVELISGGPAWRSKELEVEDIILKVKQEDEAFPVNIVGMRINDAIKYIKGPKGTKVTLTIKKVDGTIRDVVITRDVVELEETYAKSSVVKKGNMTFGIIDLPSFYVDFQDYKNINAAKDVKEEIERLKAEGIQGLVLDLRNNGGGSLPTVVDMAGLFIKEGPIVQVRSTGEAKEVLRDKDKSISWDGPLVILVNEISASASEIMAAAMQDYKRAIIIGGKQTYGKGTVQNVINLNNMLRNNTSGDLGALALTTQKYYRINGGSVQLEGVKSDVNVPGRFSFIEVGEKDKENPLPWDEIDAADYTPWENYFDYDTTIKKSKERMSHNQQLKLIEDNAKWVKSKIDETVVSLNYKKYKAGLELNEEEAKRFDALTNYKTDLTFDSTKYEKSLFNNDTTDLKEKRTRWHENLSHDIYVEEAINVLEDLKMSYPIKKIASTTKN, encoded by the coding sequence ATGAGAAGGAATTATAAAGTGTTGTTATTATCGTTACTGCTGGCTTTCGCATCGTGCAGTTTTACAACTAAAAAGTTTAGTAATCCAGATAAAGATAAATTGTTAATTCAGGTCATTACTTTTGTGCTGGAACAAGGTCATTTTGACCCCATTGTTTTAGACGATACGTTTTCGGCTGAATTGTTTAAAGATTATTTAGAAATCATTGATCCTGTAAAACGTTATTTTTATGAATCTGATTATAAGGAATTTGAAAAGTATAAATTAACAATTGACGATCAACTGAAAGCAACTGATATCACTTTTTTTAATGTGGTACACGAGCGTATGTTAAAACGTATTGAAGAAGCCAAGGAGATTTATAAAGAAGTGCTGTCTGAGCCTTTTGATTATTCAATTGATGAATCATTTAATACTGATTATGAAAGCAGTGTCTTTGTAAAAAATAGAAAAGAACTCAAAGAACGTTGGAGACAACAACTTAAGTTTTCTACACTTTCTAATTATGACGATTTAATAGCACAAGAAGAGTTGGCTAAAAAGAACGACCCGTCTTATGTGATGAAAACCGATAAAGAGATTGAAAAAGAAGCGCGTGAATCCACTTTAAAATCAATCAACGTGTATTTTAATGATAATATTGACGACTTAGAGCGCGAAGATTGGTTTGGTGTTTATGTAAACACCATTGTTGAAGAATTCGATCCACATACTTATTATTTAGCACCAAGAAGTAAAGAAGATTTCGACCAACGTATGTCTGGCAAGTTAGAAGGTATTGGCGCCAGATTGCAAAAGAGAATGGACTACATAAAAATTGTAGAACTTATTTCAGGAGGTCCTGCTTGGAGAAGTAAGGAATTGGAAGTAGAAGATATTATTTTAAAAGTAAAACAAGAAGATGAAGCATTTCCTGTGAATATTGTAGGCATGCGTATTAACGATGCTATTAAATATATAAAAGGGCCAAAAGGTACTAAGGTTACCTTGACCATTAAAAAAGTTGACGGAACTATTAGAGATGTTGTTATTACCAGAGATGTGGTTGAGTTGGAAGAAACCTATGCCAAATCATCGGTGGTTAAGAAAGGTAATATGACTTTTGGGATTATTGATTTGCCTTCATTTTATGTTGATTTTCAAGACTATAAAAATATAAATGCTGCCAAAGATGTAAAAGAAGAAATTGAACGTTTAAAAGCTGAAGGCATTCAAGGTTTGGTTTTAGATTTGCGAAACAATGGAGGCGGTTCTTTGCCAACCGTAGTAGATATGGCAGGTTTATTTATTAAAGAAGGTCCTATTGTGCAAGTACGTTCTACAGGCGAAGCTAAAGAAGTGTTACGAGATAAGGATAAATCCATTTCTTGGGATGGACCATTGGTTATTTTGGTAAACGAAATATCAGCATCGGCTTCCGAAATTATGGCTGCAGCAATGCAAGACTATAAACGTGCTATTATTATTGGCGGCAAGCAAACCTACGGAAAAGGTACCGTTCAAAATGTCATCAACCTTAACAACATGCTTAGGAACAATACCAGTGGTGATTTAGGAGCTTTGGCTTTAACCACCCAAAAGTATTATAGAATTAATGGTGGATCGGTACAACTAGAAGGCGTTAAAAGCGATGTGAATGTACCTGGACGTTTTAGTTTTATAGAAGTTGGTGAAAAAGATAAAGAAAACCCATTGCCTTGGGATGAAATTGATGCAGCCGACTATACACCATGGGAAAACTATTTTGACTATGATACAACCATTAAGAAAAGTAAAGAACGCATGAGCCATAACCAACAGTTAAAGCTTATTGAAGACAATGCGAAATGGGTGAAAAGTAAAATTGATGAAACTGTTGTATCCCTAAACTATAAGAAATATAAAGCAGGATTGGAGTTGAATGAAGAGGAGGCAAAACGATTTGATGCTTTAACAAATTATAAAACCGATTTGACTTTCGACTCTACAAAATATGAAAAGTCGCTTTTTAATAACGATACTACCGATTTAAAAGAAAAACGTACCCGTTGGCACGAAAATTTAAGTCATGATATATATGTTGAAGAAGCTATCAATGTTTTAGAAGATTTAAAAATGTCATATCCTATTAAAAAAATAGCCTCTACAACAAAAAATTAA
- a CDS encoding ABC transporter permease, producing MSHKSSSLKQLALQKFKKNFWGVFSFCFIIFIGLISVFAYVFAPDSSQYANQMHLAIHSKRPGFKVTMLTIPSRLETNQSGFDKLFFGKENADTEIPISEYKMVGNMLTYKEYASDGLEGVEKTMNINEFPNGSYKTYIKEKTFLFGTDKYGRDLLSRVLVGARISFFIGFVAVFISLAIGIFMGSIAGYFGGKVDAVIMWIINVTWSIPTLLLVIAITLALGKGFWQVFIAVGLTMWVEVARVVRGQIISAKEMQYVTAARALGYNDFRIITKHILPNIMAPVIVISAANFAAAILIESGLSFLGIGAQPPMASWGAMIKDHYNYIILGKPYLAIIPGLCIMSLVMAFMLIGNALRDALDVKG from the coding sequence ATGAGTCATAAATCAAGCTCATTAAAACAATTGGCGCTCCAAAAGTTTAAAAAGAACTTTTGGGGCGTTTTTAGTTTTTGTTTTATAATATTTATTGGGTTGATTTCGGTATTTGCATATGTTTTTGCACCTGATAGTTCACAATATGCCAATCAAATGCATTTGGCTATTCACTCGAAAAGACCTGGTTTTAAAGTAACCATGCTTACCATACCATCACGTTTGGAAACCAATCAAAGTGGTTTTGATAAATTGTTCTTTGGAAAAGAAAATGCCGATACCGAAATCCCAATTTCGGAATATAAAATGGTAGGTAATATGCTAACCTATAAAGAATATGCATCCGATGGGTTAGAGGGTGTCGAAAAAACCATGAATATAAATGAGTTTCCAAATGGTTCATATAAAACGTATATTAAAGAAAAGACCTTCCTCTTTGGGACTGATAAATATGGGCGTGATTTACTAAGTAGAGTTTTAGTTGGTGCTAGAATCTCATTTTTTATAGGCTTTGTGGCTGTTTTTATATCCTTGGCTATAGGCATATTTATGGGTAGCATTGCAGGGTATTTTGGAGGAAAAGTAGATGCTGTAATTATGTGGATTATAAACGTAACATGGTCTATACCAACCTTATTATTGGTGATTGCCATTACCTTGGCTTTAGGAAAAGGGTTTTGGCAAGTGTTTATTGCCGTGGGGCTTACCATGTGGGTTGAGGTGGCCAGAGTGGTACGTGGACAAATAATAAGCGCCAAAGAAATGCAATATGTAACTGCGGCACGTGCTTTGGGTTACAATGATTTTAGAATCATAACCAAGCATATTTTACCTAATATTATGGCGCCCGTTATTGTCATTTCGGCAGCTAATTTCGCAGCAGCTATTTTAATAGAAAGCGGCTTGAGTTTTTTGGGTATTGGTGCACAGCCACCCATGGCAAGTTGGGGCGCTATGATAAAAGACCATTACAATTATATCATTCTTGGGAAGCCCTATTTAGCCATCATACCGGGGCTCTGTATTATGAGTTTGGTTATGGCGTTTATGCTTATAGGGAATGCGTTGCGTGACGCTTTGGATGTGAAAGGGTAG
- a CDS encoding GNAT family N-acetyltransferase: protein MKIIETHRNEFTISTDKEKLDISVIHNFLANESDWSNGIPIKTLKLSINNSLNFGLYYKNTQIGYARIISDYSTIAYLGDVFVLKEYRGKGLSKWLINEVMEHPNLQGLRRWILLTDSAEWLYKKFGFTKIPHPEFYMEKHNPNVYREINTNTNTMP from the coding sequence TTGAAAATTATTGAAACCCATAGAAACGAATTCACTATTTCAACTGATAAAGAAAAATTGGATATTTCTGTGATTCACAACTTCCTTGCAAACGAATCCGATTGGAGCAATGGAATTCCCATAAAGACATTAAAACTGTCTATAAACAATTCTCTTAATTTTGGACTTTATTATAAAAACACACAAATTGGATATGCCAGAATAATATCAGATTATTCAACTATTGCATATTTGGGAGATGTTTTTGTTCTAAAAGAATATAGGGGAAAAGGATTAAGTAAATGGTTAATAAACGAAGTAATGGAACATCCAAATTTACAAGGATTAAGACGTTGGATTTTATTAACTGACTCAGCAGAATGGCTTTATAAAAAATTCGGATTTACTAAAATACCACATCCTGAATTTTATATGGAAAAACACAATCCGAATGTATATCGCGAAATAAATACTAATACCAACACGATGCCATGA